A region from the Triticum aestivum cultivar Chinese Spring chromosome 3D, IWGSC CS RefSeq v2.1, whole genome shotgun sequence genome encodes:
- the LOC123074874 gene encoding serine carboxypeptidase-like 18 — protein MIPTRLLCCCYLLSFIFIAVAPRTTDSKLVTSLPGFDGRLPFRLHTGYVEVDPGTELFYYFVESEAGGEGNPFLLWLTGGDRCSAFSGLAYEIGPVRFVLQPYNGSLPRLHINPNSWTKVAHILFVDSPVGAGFSFSKQPKGYEVGDVSSSLQLHNFLIKWFSDHPTYLKNPFYIGGDSYAGKLVPYIAHIISQGIEAGNSPHINLKGYLVGNPSTGESIDISSKVPYAHGVGIISDQLYETILGHCQGQDYMFPTNDLCAQALDDFNHLLSEVQQAQILLDTCVFASTPARPEADSGTEYSGGAGRRILVGNPPPRPPFGCVTYKYYLSYFWANAEVTRNALGIKEGSVGEWVRCHNADLPYTIDLRSSIEYHRNVTANGGYRALVYSGDHDAVVPHLGTQAWIRSLGFPVAHHWRAWHLHGQSAGFTLTYSNNMTFATIKGGGHTAPEYEPERCFAMFSRWILDKQL, from the exons ATGATCCCGACGCGGCTGCTCTGCTGCTGCTACTTGCTGTCGTTCATCttcatcgccgtcgccccgcgcacGACCGATTCCAAGCTGGTGACCAGCCTCCCCGGCTTCGACGGCCGCCTCCCCTTCCGCCTCCACACTGG GTACGTGGAGGTGGACCCGGGCACGGAGCTCTTCTACTACTTCGTCGAgtcggaggccggcggcgagggcaACCCTTTCCTTCTCTGGCTCACCGGCGGCGACCGCTGCTCCGCCTTCAGCGGCCTCGCCTACGAGATCG GTCCCGTCAGGTTCGTCCTGCAGCCCTACAATGGCAGCTTACCACGCCTGCACATCAACCCAAACTCATGGACAAAG GTGGCACACATCTTGTTCGTCGATTCGCCGGTCGGTGCTGGATTTTCCTTTTCCAAGCAACCCAAGGGATACGAGGTCGGGGATGTGTCCTCCTCGTTGCAGCTCCATAACTTCCTCATCAAGTGGTTCAGCGACCACCCCACATACCTGAAAAATCCTTTCTATATCGGTGGAGATTCCTATGCCGGAAAACTtgtgccatatatcgcacacatcATTTCACAAG GTATTGAAGCAGGAAATAGTCCCCACATTAATCTTAAG GGATATCTAGTAGGCAACCCATCGACTGGTGAAAGCATCGATATAAGCTCTAAAGTGCCATATGCTCACGGAGTTGGTATAATATCAGATCAATTATATGAG ACCATATTGGGGCATTGCCAAGGACAGGACTACATGTTTCCGACAAATGATTTGTGCGCCCAAGCTCTGGATGATTTCAATCAT CTTTTGTCCGAAGTTCAGCAGGCCCAAATTTTGTTGGACACCTGCGTTTTTGCGTCCACTCCAGCCCGGCCAGAAGCTGATAGTGGGACCGAGTACTCGGGTGGTGCTGGTAGGAGGATCCTAGTTGGAAATCCACCACCTCGCCCTCCATTTGGATGTGTT ACTTACAAGTACTACCTATCGTATTTCTGGGCAAACGCGGAGGTGACCCGAAATGCTCTTGGGATCAAGGAGGGGAGCGTGGGGGAGTGGGTGAGGTGCCACAACGCCGATCTGCCCTACACAATCGACCTCAGGAGCAGCATTGAGTACCACCGGAACGTCACGGCCAATGGTGGCTACCGTGCGCTTGTATACAGCGGCGACCATGACGCAGTGGTGCCGCACCTGGGGACACAGGCGTGGATCAGGTCACTTGGCTTCCCTGTCGCCCACCATTGGAGGGCATGGCATCTCCATGGCCAGTCTGCTGG GTTCACCTTAACTTACTCCAACAACATGACATTCGCAACCATCAAG GGTGGCGGGCACACCGCGCCGGAGTACGAGCCCGAGAGGTGCTTCGCCATGTTCAGCCGATGGATACTCGACAAACAACTCTAG